The following are encoded together in the Micromonospora lupini genome:
- a CDS encoding SUKH-3 domain-containing protein, which produces MIDRQQAEQLASAWARRDSQRLGHECTPVVDEFDLGFVVTSIVSSGVRAIPGDLPTTVIDRRTGKVTTWPRVPSEVVADLYRRSQPSGPTAPRTVDASSLLIREISRAPTPNTVAHLTLDGRIWTAQGTKGAVALNHHPLVRNYLDERPPGELVRGAECHAELIVVSDVLHEYDHRRAAEGIEPMGRAEAGALLEAARFEIFRIREPGDPAGGAADRPCDSCIDFLVRASVLPESARAYSETWLAPAEPDPDPGRFPPEVANALVAAGWRPHIGDQIMAAAGVRDVSAVPGRTHRHEVFPAAVEALTAFPSLVGARRGPGAQVWISRFDIRPHTIAHTADTLADFGAVLGVRLFPIGTEQQDSILAVDERGRVFALDQAGEWFLGDTIDAALTTLLLGRAPARVGDDGTWQAD; this is translated from the coding sequence GTGATCGACCGTCAGCAGGCCGAGCAGCTCGCGTCCGCCTGGGCGCGGCGCGATTCGCAGCGTCTCGGCCACGAGTGCACCCCGGTGGTCGACGAGTTCGATCTCGGCTTCGTCGTCACCTCGATCGTTTCCAGCGGAGTGCGGGCGATCCCGGGCGATCTGCCGACGACAGTCATCGACAGGCGGACCGGAAAGGTCACCACCTGGCCCCGGGTGCCGAGCGAGGTGGTGGCGGACCTGTACCGGCGGAGTCAGCCCAGTGGGCCGACAGCGCCCCGCACCGTCGACGCGTCGAGCCTGCTGATCCGGGAGATCAGTCGGGCGCCGACGCCGAACACGGTGGCGCATTTGACCCTGGACGGTCGCATCTGGACGGCCCAGGGCACGAAGGGCGCCGTCGCACTGAACCACCACCCGCTCGTCCGCAACTACCTGGACGAGCGACCTCCGGGTGAGCTGGTCCGCGGCGCCGAGTGCCACGCCGAGTTGATCGTGGTCTCCGACGTGCTGCACGAGTACGACCATCGCCGGGCCGCCGAGGGCATCGAGCCGATGGGTCGGGCCGAGGCGGGAGCACTGCTGGAGGCGGCGCGCTTCGAGATCTTCCGGATCCGCGAGCCGGGTGACCCGGCCGGTGGGGCCGCGGATCGGCCCTGCGACTCGTGCATCGACTTTCTGGTACGCGCAAGCGTTCTGCCGGAGTCGGCGCGGGCGTACTCCGAGACGTGGCTCGCGCCGGCGGAGCCCGACCCGGATCCGGGTCGTTTTCCGCCCGAGGTGGCCAACGCGCTGGTGGCGGCGGGCTGGCGGCCGCACATCGGTGACCAGATCATGGCCGCCGCCGGCGTACGGGATGTCAGTGCCGTGCCGGGGCGAACCCACCGGCACGAGGTCTTTCCCGCCGCCGTGGAGGCGCTGACCGCGTTCCCCAGCCTGGTCGGCGCTCGGCGGGGCCCGGGCGCCCAGGTGTGGATCTCCCGCTTCGACATCCGCCCGCACACCATCGCGCACACCGCCGACACGCTCGCCGACTTCGGCGCGGTGCTCGGCGTGCGGCTCTTCCCGATCGGCACCGAGCAGCAGGACAGCATCCTCGCCGTCGACGAGCGCGGCCGGGTGTTCGCTCTCGACCAGGCCGGCGAGTGG